From Nitrosopumilus sp. b3, the proteins below share one genomic window:
- a CDS encoding CoA pyrophosphatase has translation MNLDDLKFELSKPINPKIDYDEKYRLASVLVVIYGKEPVIVMTEKPQDMKFHAGEISFPGGKMEDVDSDLLDTALRETSEEIGLEITRDQVIGQLEPVVTLNSGFLILPFVSVVEKIPPLSANREVEKIFHIPFEPFLHTMTKDPDPSHNIIQEMYTFEYQNQIVWGASARILKQIRNILKF, from the coding sequence ATGAATTTAGATGATCTAAAATTTGAACTCTCAAAACCTATAAACCCAAAAATTGATTATGATGAAAAATATCGATTGGCTTCAGTACTTGTTGTAATTTATGGAAAAGAACCAGTAATTGTAATGACTGAAAAACCTCAGGATATGAAATTCCATGCAGGTGAAATATCATTCCCTGGTGGTAAAATGGAAGATGTTGATTCAGATCTTCTTGATACTGCATTACGTGAGACTAGTGAAGAGATTGGACTTGAAATTACTCGAGACCAGGTAATTGGTCAACTTGAACCTGTTGTTACTTTGAATTCGGGATTTCTAATTTTACCATTTGTTTCAGTAGTTGAGAAAATTCCCCCTCTGTCAGCGAATCGTGAAGTTGAAAAAATTTTTCATATTCCATTTGAACCATTTTTACACACCATGACTAAAGATCCGGATCCTTCACATAATATCATTCAAGAAATGTATACGTTTGAGTATCAAAATCAAATAGTCTGGGGGGCATCAGCAAGAATCCTAAAACAGATTAGAAATATTCTAAAATTTTGA
- a CDS encoding 50S ribosomal protein L31e has product MSQELERVYTINLGKVLLSQSQHRAVRAINMIKEFARHHMKVEQIKIEEDLAHLIWAKGVRSPPRKIRVRMSKTDEGYVLVSPYTDEVEPAVLPEKDTKKISDKVEEPAKEAPKKEEPAKEAPKK; this is encoded by the coding sequence ATGTCTCAGGAATTAGAACGTGTTTATACAATTAATCTCGGTAAGGTTTTACTTTCACAATCTCAACATAGGGCTGTTAGAGCAATTAACATGATCAAAGAATTTGCTCGTCATCATATGAAAGTAGAACAAATCAAAATTGAGGAAGACCTTGCTCATTTGATTTGGGCAAAAGGTGTTAGAAGTCCTCCAAGAAAAATTAGAGTAAGGATGAGTAAAACCGATGAAGGATATGTTCTTGTGTCTCCATATACTGACGAAGTAGAACCGGCAGTACTTCCAGAAAAAGATACTAAAAAAATATCCGACAAAGTAGAAGAACCAGCTAAAGAAGCACCAAAGAAAGAAGAACCAGCTAAAGAAGCACCAAAGAAAGA
- a CDS encoding 50S ribosomal protein L39e yields the protein MAARKSSPRKIRLLKKTRQASPVPAWIILKTKRSVRTNPKRRAWRSTDVEVG from the coding sequence ATGGCTGCACGCAAGTCCTCTCCAAGAAAAATCCGTCTTTTAAAAAAGACAAGACAAGCATCACCCGTACCAGCTTGGATTATTCTCAAAACAAAGAGAAGTGTTAGAACAAATCCAAAACGTAGAGCTTGGAGATCAACTGATGTGGAGGTAGGATAG